One segment of Urocitellus parryii isolate mUroPar1 chromosome 5, mUroPar1.hap1, whole genome shotgun sequence DNA contains the following:
- the LOC144255185 gene encoding keratin, type II cytoskeletal 6C-like gives MTSKSTTRIQSSSSSRRGFSASSARAPGLCRSGFSSMSVSRSRGSGGMGASCRGAGFGSRSLYGTGVSKRISIGGGSCAMGGGYGSGVGGSFGFSSGFGFGGGAGSGFGLGGAAGLGGGYGGAGFPVCPPGGIQEVTVNQNLLTPLNLEIDPTIQRVRTEEREQIKTLNNKFASFIDKVRFLEQQNKVLDTKWTLLQEQGTKTVRQSLEPLFEQYINNLRRQLDGILGERGRLDSELRSMQDLVEDNKKKYEDEINKRTAAENEFVTLKKDVDAAYMNKVELQAKVDSLTDEINFLRAIYEAELSQMQTHISDTSVVLSMDNNRNLDLDSIIAEVKAQYEEIAQRSRAEAESWYQSKYEELQVTAGRHGDDLRNTKQEIAEINRMIQRLRSEIDHVKKQCASLQAAIADAEQRGEMALKDAKSKLEGLEDALQKAKQDMARLLKEYQELMNVKLALDVEIATYRKLLEGEECRLSGEGVGPVNISVVQSTVSSGYGSAGGAGSGFGLGGGSSYSYSSGHGLGGGFSSGSGRGIGGGLSSSGGSSSTIKYSSTTSSRSYKH, from the exons ATGACCAGCAAGTCCACCACGAggatccagagcagcagcagcagccgcagAGGCTTCAGTGCCAGCTCAGCCAGAGCCCCAGGGCTCTGCCGCTCTGGCTTCAGCAGCATGTCTGTGTCCCGCTCCAGGGGCAGTGGCGGCATGGGGGCATCATGCAGAGGCGCAGGCTTTGGCAGCAGGAGCCTCTATGGCACAGGGGTCTCCAAGAGGATCTCCATTGGAGGGGGCAGCTGCGCCATGGGTGGCGGATATGGCAGCGGAGTTGGAGGCAGTTTCGGCTTCAGCAGTGGATTTGGTTTTGGAGGTGGAGCTGGTAGTGGCTTTGGGCTCGGTGGTGCTGCTGGCCTTGGTGGTGGCTACGGGGGCGCTGGCTTCCCTGTGTGCCCCCCTGGAGGCATCCAAGAGGTCACCGTCAACCAGAATCTCCTGACTCCTCTGAACCTGGAAATTGACCCCACCATCCAGCGGGTGAGGACCGAGGAGCGTGAGCAGATCAAGACCCTCAACAACAAGTTCGCCTCCTTCATCGACAAG GTGCGCTTCCTGGAGCAGCAGAACAAGGTCCTGGACACCAAGTGGACCCTGCTCCAGGAGCAGGGCACCAAGACTGTGAGGCAGAGCCTAGAGCCTTTGTTCGAGCAGTACATCAACAACCTCAGGAGGCAGCTGGATGGGATCCTGGGGGAGAGAGGCCGCCTGGACTCAGAACTGAGGAGCATGCAGGACCTGGTCGAGGAcaataagaaaaa ATACGAAGATGAAATCAACAAACGCACAGCAGCAGAGAATGAGTTTGTGACCCTGAAGAAG GATGTGGATGCTGCCTACATGAATAAGGTGGAACTGCAAGCCAAGGTGGACAGTCTCACAGATGAGATCAACTTCCTCAGAGCCATCTATGAGGCA GAACTGTCTCAGATGCAAACCCACATCTCAGACACTTCTGTGGTGCTGTCCATGGACAACAACCGCAACCTGGACCTGGACAGCATCATCGCCGAAGTCAAAGCCCAATATGAGGAGATCGCTCAGAGGAGCCGGGCTGAGGCTGAGTCCTGGTACCAGAGCAAG TATGAGGAGCTGCAGGTCACAGCAGGCAGACATGGGGATGACCTGCGCAACACCAAGCAGGAGATTGCTGAGATCAACCGCATGATCCAGAGGCTCAGATCGGAGATCGACCACGTCAAGAAGCAG TGCGCCAGCCTGCAGGCCGCCATTGCTGATGCGGAGCAGCGTGGGGAGATGGCCCTCAAGGATGCCAAGAGCAAGCTGGAAGGGCTGGAGGACGCCCTGCAGAAGGCCAAGCAGGACATGGCCAGGCTGCTGAAGGAGTACCAGGAGCTCATGAATGTCAAGCTGGCCCTGGACGTGGAGATCGCCACCTACAGGAAGCTGCTGGAAGGCGAGGAGTGCAG GCTGAGTGGCGAGGGTGTTGGACCCGTCAACATCT CTGTGGTGCAGTCCACCGTGTCCAGCGGCTATGGCAGTGCTGGTGGTGCCGGCAGTGGCTTCGGACTGGGCGGAGGCAGCAGCTACTCCTACAGCAGTGGTCACGGCCTTGGAGGTGGCTTCAGTTCTGGCAGTGGCAGAGGCATCGGGGGTGGCCTCAGCTCCTCTGGTGGCAGCAGCTCCACCATCAAATACTCCTCCACCACCTCCAGCAGGAGCTACAAGCACTGA